From the Bdellovibrio reynosensis genome, one window contains:
- the rplQ gene encoding 50S ribosomal protein L17 yields MSSHRRRVKHFDRKSGPRKALLRGLVTSLIEHGRITTTVDRAKETRRHVEKAITLGKKGDLATTRLLLSRYPNKEAVQTIMKDLAPRFANRPGGYTRIIKIGRRPGDTAEMAFLEFVDYDFEAKGQAKETAKPAKAAKGKAADKAPKAEKTAKKASTKLVAAKKKAVKKIQKKDRAASRA; encoded by the coding sequence ATGAGTTCACACAGAAGAAGAGTAAAACATTTCGATCGTAAATCTGGCCCTAGAAAAGCTCTTTTGAGAGGTTTAGTTACTTCTCTTATCGAGCACGGCCGTATCACTACAACTGTTGACCGTGCGAAAGAAACTCGCCGTCACGTTGAAAAAGCTATCACTCTTGGTAAAAAAGGTGATTTGGCTACAACTCGTTTGTTGCTTTCTCGTTACCCAAACAAAGAAGCAGTTCAAACTATCATGAAGGACCTTGCTCCACGTTTTGCTAACCGCCCAGGTGGTTACACTCGTATCATCAAAATCGGTCGTCGCCCAGGTGACACTGCTGAGATGGCATTCCTTGAGTTCGTAGACTATGATTTCGAAGCTAAAGGACAAGCTAAAGAAACTGCTAAACCTGCTAAAGCAGCAAAAGGTAAAGCAGCTGACAAAGCTCCTAAAGCAGAAAAAACAGCTAAAAAAGCTTCTACTAAACTAGTAGCTGCTAAGAAAAAAGCTGTTAAGAAAATCCAAAAGAAAGATAGAGCTGCTTCACGCGCTTAA
- a CDS encoding TlpA disulfide reductase family protein: MKLHVKALIIVLVVAVILVAGYNALFGKKSTSANSTVASVAAMETEGVPSFVTKDLDGNEVDFKALTGKVVILNFWASWCTPCIEEVPSLIKLVKEFKGDVQLIAISGDSSREDIDVFLKSFPELKTENIKIVYDEDRSLMKRFEVARLPESLVVGKDQKLVKKIVGTIDWYNKDSIDYMKALIAK, from the coding sequence ATGAAATTGCACGTAAAAGCTTTGATTATCGTTCTAGTAGTGGCTGTCATTTTGGTAGCTGGTTATAACGCTTTATTTGGTAAGAAGAGCACAAGTGCAAATTCAACAGTGGCTTCAGTCGCGGCTATGGAGACTGAAGGCGTCCCTTCGTTTGTTACTAAAGATCTTGATGGTAACGAAGTGGATTTCAAAGCGCTTACCGGCAAAGTGGTTATTCTTAATTTTTGGGCCTCTTGGTGCACACCTTGTATTGAAGAGGTTCCCTCTTTGATTAAGCTAGTAAAAGAATTTAAAGGTGACGTTCAACTCATTGCGATTTCTGGGGATAGCAGCAGGGAAGACATTGATGTGTTCTTAAAGTCTTTCCCAGAGCTTAAGACCGAAAACATCAAAATCGTGTACGATGAAGACCGCAGTCTGATGAAACGATTCGAGGTGGCGCGCCTGCCGGAATCTTTAGTGGTTGGAAAAGATCAGAAGCTCGTGAAAAAGATCGTGGGAACCATTGATTGGTACAATAAAGATTCTATCGATTATATGAAAGCTCTTATCGCCAAGTAA
- a CDS encoding TIGR03545 family protein, with protein sequence MTTTNQENSSKPQKKKGIIRWEAIIPFTIICAIIGLYFHFFFDAHLKAGMEWVGYKAVGAEVNIAKVETSFFNASLRIQGIEVTNAEQPTHNSINIGDIRFSMLWDALLRAKAVINEAAVEQIAFGVKRKYPGKVKPPEPPSSEPGMAEQLKEQALKEAQQQTGENILGDIIAMLGGSDSQAQVDKLQAKLASKAMIEKFQVDLTAKQKVWDQKIKALPQEKDVRALNERLNKIKYQDFKTPQELQTSLQALDKVRNDGDAMVKQVQATSTELQADLKAFELQYKEIDKQVKADIKALEQHFRIPKFDAKAITMGVFNHYLGPYKAKFYRYKAMADRYIPPGLKKKDPADDAIPIQPHPREKGISYEFGRLNAYPLFWIKRTAVSSQAGTTPEAGNIKGEILDITSNQKVTGRPTVASLSGDFPGKEIFGFLVKVSLNNIKPESEIDYVFKVGSYSILARQLVNSPDVQIGFNRATGSLGVEGKIVGLKQVSVSMNNTFNKIDYLVSSKNEIADQILKAVFAGIPEVNLTVTGEGVIPNVPLSINSNLGLELQKGFEKQIQAKIDEARKKIELMVEEEIGKQKKQIDAQMAQLRTQLDGEVKKVQAQLEDEKKKAEARADQAKKDAESRGKKQLEGEAKKAAEELKKKFGF encoded by the coding sequence ATGACGACAACCAACCAAGAAAACAGCAGCAAACCGCAAAAGAAAAAAGGCATCATCCGGTGGGAAGCAATCATCCCATTTACAATCATCTGTGCGATCATTGGCCTTTATTTCCATTTCTTTTTTGATGCACATTTAAAAGCAGGAATGGAATGGGTGGGTTACAAAGCCGTTGGCGCTGAAGTCAACATCGCTAAAGTAGAAACCAGTTTCTTTAATGCAAGTTTGCGCATCCAAGGCATTGAAGTAACGAATGCAGAACAGCCTACCCACAACTCGATCAACATCGGTGACATTCGCTTTTCAATGTTATGGGATGCCTTGTTACGCGCCAAAGCCGTTATCAATGAAGCTGCCGTGGAACAAATCGCGTTTGGCGTAAAAAGAAAATATCCAGGCAAAGTGAAACCGCCGGAACCTCCATCCTCCGAACCCGGCATGGCAGAGCAATTAAAAGAACAGGCCTTAAAAGAAGCCCAACAACAGACCGGGGAAAATATTCTTGGCGATATTATTGCGATGTTGGGTGGAAGTGATTCCCAAGCCCAAGTTGATAAGTTGCAAGCGAAACTTGCTTCAAAAGCGATGATCGAAAAATTCCAAGTCGATCTTACTGCAAAACAAAAAGTGTGGGACCAAAAGATTAAAGCGCTTCCGCAAGAAAAAGATGTTCGTGCTTTGAATGAACGTTTGAATAAAATTAAATATCAAGACTTTAAAACTCCGCAAGAGCTTCAAACGTCTTTACAGGCCCTAGACAAAGTTCGTAACGATGGCGACGCCATGGTCAAACAGGTTCAGGCCACTTCTACCGAACTGCAAGCCGATCTAAAAGCTTTCGAGCTGCAATATAAAGAGATCGACAAGCAAGTGAAGGCCGACATCAAAGCCTTAGAACAGCACTTCCGCATTCCTAAGTTTGATGCCAAGGCGATTACTATGGGTGTTTTTAATCATTACCTTGGACCCTATAAAGCGAAGTTTTACAGGTACAAAGCTATGGCGGATCGCTACATCCCGCCTGGATTAAAAAAGAAAGATCCCGCGGATGATGCGATTCCTATTCAACCTCATCCTCGCGAAAAAGGTATTTCTTATGAGTTTGGTCGCTTAAATGCTTATCCATTATTCTGGATTAAAAGAACGGCTGTAAGCTCTCAAGCTGGTACGACGCCTGAAGCTGGGAATATTAAAGGTGAGATCCTGGATATCACCTCTAATCAAAAGGTCACGGGTCGTCCGACAGTGGCTTCTTTATCGGGCGATTTCCCGGGTAAAGAGATCTTTGGCTTCCTTGTGAAAGTTTCCTTGAACAATATCAAGCCCGAAAGCGAAATCGACTATGTGTTCAAAGTCGGTTCTTATTCCATCTTAGCAAGACAGCTTGTTAACTCTCCGGACGTACAGATCGGGTTTAACCGTGCGACTGGAAGCCTAGGAGTTGAAGGAAAAATCGTGGGCCTGAAACAGGTTTCCGTTAGCATGAATAACACGTTTAATAAGATTGATTACTTGGTTTCTTCTAAAAATGAAATTGCTGATCAAATTTTGAAAGCGGTTTTTGCCGGAATCCCAGAAGTGAATCTGACAGTTACTGGTGAAGGCGTGATTCCTAATGTTCCACTTTCCATCAATTCTAATTTAGGACTGGAACTGCAAAAGGGCTTTGAAAAACAGATACAAGCCAAGATAGACGAGGCTCGTAAGAAAATCGAGCTGATGGTTGAAGAAGAGATCGGCAAACAAAAGAAACAAATCGATGCGCAGATGGCTCAACTGCGCACCCAACTAGATGGCGAAGTTAAAAAAGTTCAAGCGCAGCTAGAAGATGAAAAGAAAAAAGCTGAAGCCCGCGCAGACCAAGCTAAGAAAGATGCTGAAAGCCGCGGCAAAAAACAACTTGAAGGCGAAGCGAAGAAAGCTGCTGAAGAGTTAAAGAAAAAATTTGGTTTCTAG
- a CDS encoding TIGR03546 family protein, with protein sequence MTLLLKQIFAFFRLLNSDTGTNQLAAGLSLGLILGFAPFFSIQTLLVFAIIFIFRVQLGAAFLAAFFFKFVAFLFDTPAHYLGKSVLENESLRPLFTTMYNMPLVPMTRFNNSIAMGSMIVSLILLPFAYFGFKVAIIKYRATVVARFKSSKFWKAFTATKFYNWYLTYEKLYG encoded by the coding sequence ATGACCCTTTTGCTGAAGCAAATTTTCGCGTTCTTTCGACTTCTTAATTCCGATACTGGAACTAATCAATTGGCAGCGGGACTTTCCCTTGGATTGATTTTAGGCTTTGCACCGTTCTTTTCGATCCAAACCCTTTTAGTGTTTGCGATCATTTTCATTTTCAGGGTGCAATTGGGTGCAGCTTTTCTGGCTGCTTTCTTTTTTAAATTCGTCGCTTTTTTATTCGATACTCCGGCACACTACCTGGGAAAGTCCGTTTTAGAAAACGAATCCCTGCGCCCCCTTTTCACGACAATGTACAATATGCCTTTAGTACCTATGACCCGTTTTAATAACTCGATCGCCATGGGTTCAATGATTGTTTCTTTAATCCTGCTTCCTTTTGCTTACTTTGGTTTCAAAGTGGCGATCATTAAGTACCGCGCCACTGTTGTTGCACGCTTTAAAAGTTCAAAATTCTGGAAAGCCTTCACCGCTACTAAATTTTATAACTGGTATCTTACTTACGAAAAACTTTACGGCTAG
- a CDS encoding D-glycero-alpha-D-manno-heptose-1,7-bisphosphate 7-phosphatase, which translates to MMQWETLILQTTQIGGSLVFISDKAPSFQGGWIQALTENCHGMVPFVVRSKEQLCRRAFQTKSQDLVIFFESQQTLIEELNPFVQGQRWVIAQSDKMDKVLHTDYIWTSASLNEWKHLVSNLSAKWNQVQPLQEFASSSQAPCLFLDRDDVVVKNVPYNKDPEKVELFPGITELINKAHQLGYWVAVVTNQSGLGRGWITWPEYQAVHQRILKLLAEQGCWIDEWVWAAFYEGGVPAGERMASLRKPRNGMFQLVEEKLRPNLSRSIMVGDSASDLIAAYASGVKGLYLLSSAKLDQEKAELAKFQKQFEKFKFSVAEKFSDVSL; encoded by the coding sequence ATGATGCAGTGGGAAACATTAATTCTGCAAACCACACAAATCGGCGGCAGCCTGGTGTTTATTTCCGATAAGGCCCCTTCTTTTCAAGGCGGGTGGATTCAAGCGCTTACAGAAAATTGCCATGGAATGGTGCCCTTTGTGGTGCGTTCCAAAGAACAACTTTGCCGCCGTGCCTTTCAAACTAAATCCCAGGACCTTGTTATATTCTTTGAATCCCAACAAACTCTGATTGAAGAGCTGAATCCTTTCGTGCAAGGGCAGCGATGGGTGATTGCCCAGTCTGATAAGATGGATAAGGTCCTGCACACTGATTATATCTGGACGAGTGCAAGTCTGAATGAATGGAAGCATCTTGTAAGTAATCTGTCTGCGAAGTGGAACCAAGTCCAGCCACTGCAAGAGTTTGCAAGTTCATCCCAGGCTCCCTGTCTGTTCTTAGACCGAGATGATGTCGTGGTGAAGAACGTTCCTTATAATAAAGATCCTGAAAAGGTAGAGCTTTTTCCAGGCATAACAGAGTTGATTAACAAGGCCCATCAGTTGGGATATTGGGTAGCCGTTGTCACTAACCAATCAGGCCTTGGCAGGGGCTGGATTACCTGGCCTGAATATCAAGCGGTACACCAACGCATTCTTAAGTTGTTAGCAGAACAAGGGTGTTGGATTGATGAGTGGGTTTGGGCAGCCTTCTACGAGGGCGGAGTGCCAGCCGGGGAACGCATGGCAAGCCTTAGAAAGCCACGTAATGGCATGTTTCAACTGGTCGAAGAAAAACTAAGACCTAATCTTTCAAGATCAATTATGGTTGGGGACAGTGCTTCGGATTTAATCGCGGCCTACGCCTCGGGCGTGAAAGGCTTGTATTTGTTGTCTTCAGCAAAACTTGATCAAGAAAAAGCAGAGCTAGCGAAATTTCAAAAACAATTTGAAAAGTTTAAGTTTTCTGTCGCTGAAAAGTTCAGCGACGTTTCGCTTTAG
- a CDS encoding lysylphosphatidylglycerol synthase transmembrane domain-containing protein → MVKHSKKLLVQSLKLLVSAGIIFWLIQSGKLNFAALKNLLAPGPACLALILVFLNLYFASERWRILIRSQGLPAYSWPVYKLSLIGAFFNFAMPGGVGGDVIKAYYFTRENPGSKVVAVTSVLMDRVLGLFAMLLMALLVMIYDIKHILNIPVLLTLFYIIAGLSFGFLIALSLIFSQKIYANGMLTKIINKLPLSHKFSKLYESMHLYGRDGKRFAQVIFLSFFGQLCSIMFLYLAGTMAGFSAVPLKTYFLVAPLGFMATAIPISPAGIGVGQAAFYFLFNLYTGTESELGPTVITAFQVGIFLVSLLGAFFYLRRKDKIEPAKIEEAG, encoded by the coding sequence ATGGTTAAGCATTCAAAAAAGCTCCTGGTTCAGTCTTTAAAACTGCTGGTTTCAGCAGGCATCATCTTCTGGCTGATCCAATCTGGTAAACTTAATTTCGCAGCTTTAAAAAACTTGCTGGCCCCGGGGCCGGCTTGTCTTGCTTTGATCTTGGTTTTTTTAAATTTGTACTTTGCTAGCGAACGCTGGCGCATTCTTATTCGCTCACAAGGATTACCAGCTTATTCTTGGCCCGTTTACAAGCTAAGCCTTATCGGAGCTTTTTTTAACTTCGCTATGCCCGGAGGCGTGGGTGGCGACGTGATTAAGGCGTATTACTTCACACGCGAAAATCCTGGCAGCAAAGTGGTGGCAGTGACAAGTGTCTTGATGGACCGTGTTCTGGGACTTTTTGCAATGCTATTAATGGCTTTGCTTGTGATGATTTACGATATAAAGCACATCCTTAATATTCCTGTTCTTCTGACTTTGTTTTACATTATCGCCGGTCTTAGCTTTGGCTTTTTAATAGCGCTTTCTTTGATTTTTTCACAAAAAATTTATGCAAACGGAATGCTTACTAAGATTATTAACAAGCTTCCCCTATCGCATAAATTTTCAAAGCTTTATGAAAGCATGCACCTTTACGGTCGCGATGGAAAAAGATTCGCCCAAGTCATCTTCTTAAGCTTTTTTGGCCAACTATGTTCTATTATGTTTTTGTATCTGGCAGGAACCATGGCCGGTTTTTCTGCGGTTCCTTTAAAGACTTATTTCCTTGTCGCACCTTTGGGATTCATGGCGACGGCCATCCCGATTTCTCCTGCAGGCATTGGCGTCGGACAAGCTGCTTTTTATTTTCTATTTAATCTTTATACGGGTACTGAAAGTGAATTAGGTCCCACGGTCATCACGGCTTTCCAAGTAGGAATTTTTCTAGTCAGTCTTTTGGGCGCTTTCTTTTACCTGCGCCGAAAAGATAAAATTGAACCCGCTAAGATTGAAGAAGCAGGCTAA
- the kdsA gene encoding 3-deoxy-8-phosphooctulonate synthase, giving the protein MNTGFGPLAKPVVLKNGNETITWGDGKNFVLFAGPDIIEDEGMVLETGKEIQRITKALGIPWILKCSFDKANRQSAASFRGPGVNSALKSLEKIKGELGCALLTDVHETIQVKETAEVADVLQIPAFLSRQTDLLVETAKTGKVIHIKKGQFLAPWDMKAIAAKAVNAGNDKILLCERGTTFGYNRLINDMTGLVEMRRLGFPVIMDCTHSTQLPGATGESSGGRGDMVWPLARAAMAVGVDGIFLETHPNPEKALCDGPTSLPLKNLETVLTNLKKIWTTHF; this is encoded by the coding sequence ATGAATACAGGATTCGGTCCTTTAGCAAAACCCGTCGTTCTTAAAAACGGCAACGAAACCATCACCTGGGGTGATGGCAAAAATTTCGTTCTTTTTGCGGGACCAGATATTATCGAAGACGAAGGCATGGTGCTTGAGACTGGTAAAGAAATCCAGCGCATCACGAAAGCTTTGGGCATTCCTTGGATCTTGAAATGTTCTTTCGATAAAGCCAACCGCCAAAGTGCCGCAAGCTTCCGCGGCCCTGGTGTAAATTCAGCGCTGAAAAGTTTAGAAAAAATCAAAGGCGAGCTGGGTTGTGCTTTATTGACAGACGTTCACGAAACAATCCAAGTAAAAGAGACTGCGGAAGTTGCAGATGTTTTGCAAATCCCAGCCTTCCTTTCACGCCAAACAGATCTTTTGGTTGAGACAGCTAAAACTGGCAAAGTGATTCACATTAAAAAAGGTCAATTCCTTGCACCTTGGGATATGAAAGCTATTGCCGCTAAAGCTGTGAACGCTGGCAACGACAAAATCTTGCTTTGTGAACGCGGAACTACATTCGGCTACAACCGCCTTATCAATGATATGACGGGTTTAGTTGAAATGCGTCGCCTGGGCTTCCCAGTGATCATGGATTGCACTCACTCAACACAGCTTCCAGGTGCCACTGGCGAAAGCAGTGGTGGTCGTGGTGACATGGTATGGCCGTTGGCTCGTGCTGCTATGGCTGTGGGTGTTGATGGTATTTTCTTAGAGACTCATCCAAATCCTGAAAAGGCACTTTGTGATGGTCCTACTTCATTGCCACTAAAAAATCTTGAAACAGTTTTAACGAACTTAAAAAAGATTTGGACAACCCATTTCTAG
- a CDS encoding DegT/DnrJ/EryC1/StrS family aminotransferase, producing the protein MPFIDLKAQYKALKTSIDSRIHQVLEHGVYVNGPEVVELEKALAAYVGTKHCLTIANGTDALWVPLMALGIGQGDEVITTAFSFIATAEVIVLAGAKPVYVDIDPKTFNIDVNKIEAAITPKTKAIMPVSLYGQMADMDKINAIAKKHNLHVIEDAAQSFGAKYNNNRSGSMSIATGTSFFPAKPLGCYGDGGAIFTNDDNLVKVIKEIREHGSESRYYHTRLGINGRLDTIQCAILLAKMDRYDWELDQRQRVADRYNDAFSSIKADGFSTPFVATNCNSAWAQYTLTVKDRAAFQKKMTDAGVPTSIHYPRIMPDQPWYKTHTADPNQELPVARWAAEHVISLPIYPDMDDATQDKVIAAVKGAF; encoded by the coding sequence ATTCCTTTTATCGATCTTAAAGCGCAATACAAAGCCCTAAAAACTTCAATCGATTCCCGCATTCATCAAGTTCTTGAACATGGTGTTTACGTCAATGGACCTGAGGTTGTTGAATTAGAAAAAGCTCTTGCTGCTTATGTCGGCACAAAACATTGTTTAACTATCGCCAATGGAACAGATGCATTGTGGGTTCCGTTGATGGCTTTGGGAATCGGCCAAGGTGATGAAGTTATCACAACTGCTTTTTCTTTCATCGCAACTGCGGAAGTGATCGTGCTTGCTGGCGCAAAACCAGTTTACGTAGATATCGATCCTAAAACTTTCAACATCGACGTTAACAAAATTGAAGCAGCCATCACTCCAAAAACTAAAGCGATCATGCCGGTGTCTTTGTACGGTCAAATGGCTGACATGGATAAAATCAATGCTATCGCGAAAAAGCACAACCTTCACGTGATTGAAGATGCTGCACAAAGCTTCGGTGCTAAATACAACAACAATCGCAGCGGCAGCATGTCTATCGCAACTGGTACAAGCTTCTTCCCTGCTAAGCCTCTTGGTTGCTATGGTGACGGCGGTGCGATCTTCACAAACGACGACAACTTGGTAAAAGTAATCAAAGAAATTCGTGAACACGGTTCTGAATCTCGTTACTATCACACTCGTCTAGGCATCAACGGTCGTCTTGATACTATCCAATGCGCGATCCTTCTTGCCAAAATGGACAGATACGATTGGGAATTGGATCAACGTCAACGCGTTGCTGATCGTTACAACGACGCGTTTTCTTCAATCAAAGCTGATGGCTTCTCGACTCCGTTTGTTGCTACTAACTGCAATTCTGCTTGGGCTCAGTACACATTGACTGTAAAAGACCGCGCAGCCTTCCAAAAGAAAATGACGGATGCTGGTGTTCCAACATCGATCCACTACCCGCGCATCATGCCAGATCAACCTTGGTACAAAACTCACACAGCGGATCCAAACCAAGAACTTCCAGTTGCTCGTTGGGCTGCTGAACATGTTATCAGCTTGCCGATTTATCCTGACATGGATGATGCAACTCAAGATAAAGTGATCGCTGCAGTTAAAGGGGCATTTTAA
- a CDS encoding mannose-1-phosphate guanylyltransferase/mannose-6-phosphate isomerase: MIPVILSGGSGTRLWPVSRQNMPKQFCDIFGQPLQTLTLQRSLKLGQPWIVTSKALETLTELNLKQNQAQQVRVVYEPVGKNTAPAIAALCKLLQSQGHNDEIVAIFPSDHLIKEEEAFLKVVHFAAEVAAENRVVTLGITPSYPETGYGYIQTRAVGLKENGTLKAYSVVKFHEKPDLQKAKEFISQGSFSWNAGIFVFKVSHMISLFEKHQPEMWKQISNLKEDSSNLGEIYSKVQSISIDYAIMEKLNGEELACIPAEFGWSDVGSWDAVSSLQKGKDVLNVLGQENFVFGEQGKHYSMIGMEDVIVVDTKDALMLIKKGLSQDVRHVVDALNQQKSALVKDHVFEYRPWGYFEILKDTETFKSKVIRVNPQSQLSYQSHAKREEHWTITKGSGEVVLNDEVIPVSAGTHIHIPLGAKHRMRNTSNEMLEFVEVQLGTYFGEDDIVRYQDDYKRN, translated from the coding sequence TTGATACCAGTTATTTTATCAGGTGGCAGCGGCACAAGACTATGGCCCGTTTCGCGCCAAAACATGCCTAAACAATTTTGCGATATTTTCGGTCAGCCCTTGCAAACATTGACCCTGCAACGCTCGCTAAAGCTGGGTCAACCGTGGATTGTGACATCGAAGGCGCTAGAAACGCTGACAGAGCTTAATTTAAAACAAAATCAAGCCCAACAAGTCAGAGTTGTTTATGAGCCTGTTGGTAAAAACACCGCGCCTGCCATTGCAGCTTTGTGTAAGCTTTTGCAGTCGCAAGGTCACAATGACGAGATCGTCGCTATTTTTCCATCGGACCATCTTATCAAAGAAGAAGAAGCCTTTTTGAAGGTTGTTCACTTTGCGGCAGAAGTGGCAGCTGAAAATCGCGTTGTTACTTTGGGCATCACGCCTTCTTACCCGGAAACTGGGTATGGCTATATCCAAACTCGTGCCGTGGGTCTAAAAGAAAACGGAACTTTAAAAGCGTACTCGGTGGTAAAGTTTCACGAAAAACCAGATTTACAAAAAGCCAAAGAGTTTATTTCTCAAGGCAGTTTCAGTTGGAATGCCGGAATTTTTGTTTTCAAAGTTTCACACATGATCAGTCTGTTTGAAAAGCATCAGCCCGAAATGTGGAAGCAGATTTCTAATCTTAAAGAAGACTCTTCAAATTTGGGCGAAATCTATAGCAAAGTGCAAAGCATTTCCATCGACTATGCGATCATGGAAAAATTAAATGGCGAAGAGCTAGCATGTATTCCTGCAGAATTCGGCTGGAGTGACGTAGGTTCCTGGGATGCAGTGTCTTCACTGCAGAAGGGAAAAGATGTTTTGAATGTTCTTGGCCAAGAAAACTTTGTGTTTGGGGAGCAGGGTAAACACTACTCTATGATCGGCATGGAAGACGTGATTGTCGTGGACACCAAAGATGCCTTGATGCTGATTAAAAAAGGTCTTTCCCAGGATGTGCGCCATGTGGTGGATGCCTTGAACCAACAAAAATCAGCGTTGGTCAAAGACCATGTTTTCGAATACCGCCCTTGGGGATATTTTGAGATTTTAAAAGATACAGAGACATTTAAATCAAAAGTGATTCGCGTAAACCCACAGTCGCAATTGTCTTATCAGTCCCACGCCAAACGTGAAGAGCATTGGACCATCACAAAAGGCTCTGGCGAAGTGGTTTTAAACGATGAAGTCATTCCTGTTTCGGCCGGGACGCATATTCATATCCCACTCGGAGCAAAACATCGTATGCGCAACACTAGCAATGAAATGCTAGAGTTCGTGGAAGTGCAACTAGGCACTTATTTCGGTGAAGATGATATCGTTCGATATCAAGACGATTATAAAAGAAATTAA
- a CDS encoding murein L,D-transpeptidase catalytic domain family protein: MKAVLSAVLTTLLSVSSFAGSLYDVKIKDVSLYDVFKEQGVPEAALQRSFEFLDVNAGKTIRVNAKFRTKTKTYMDEREITIKEDSMAIIDFSKPSNERRLYILNLKTGAVSKHFVAHGKGSGVRVAAKFSNIDGSKMTSLGLYIAGNTYYGGHGESLNLHGLETSNNNAASRDIVIHAASYVSEDYVKSQGRLGRSWGCPAVAPGIIKKVITTFKEGGLIYAYHKDLISSAVKNPDLQEVQPENDDEDIDLPEEEESVRKAAK, from the coding sequence ATGAAAGCTGTTTTGAGTGCAGTACTGACTACTCTGTTGAGCGTATCAAGCTTTGCTGGATCTTTATATGATGTGAAAATCAAAGATGTCTCTTTATATGATGTCTTTAAAGAACAAGGCGTTCCTGAAGCTGCTTTACAACGAAGTTTTGAATTCCTGGATGTGAATGCCGGCAAAACCATTCGCGTAAACGCAAAGTTCCGTACCAAAACTAAGACTTATATGGATGAACGTGAAATCACTATTAAAGAAGATTCAATGGCTATCATTGACTTTTCAAAACCATCCAATGAGCGTCGTCTTTATATTTTGAATTTAAAAACTGGCGCTGTTTCAAAACATTTCGTTGCTCACGGAAAAGGTTCTGGCGTGCGCGTAGCTGCGAAGTTTTCAAACATTGATGGCTCTAAGATGACTAGCTTAGGCTTGTACATTGCGGGAAACACTTATTACGGAGGTCATGGAGAGTCTTTGAATCTGCATGGACTTGAAACTTCAAACAACAATGCAGCTTCCCGTGATATCGTTATCCATGCAGCGAGCTATGTTTCTGAAGATTACGTTAAAAGCCAAGGCCGCCTAGGACGCAGCTGGGGCTGCCCGGCGGTAGCCCCTGGGATTATCAAAAAAGTTATCACCACCTTTAAAGAAGGCGGCTTGATTTATGCGTATCACAAAGATTTGATTTCATCGGCGGTTAAAAATCCGGATCTTCAAGAAGTCCAACCTGAAAATGACGATGAAGATATCGATTTACCGGAAGAAGAAGAATCCGTTCGCAAAGCTGCGAAATAG